In one Agathobacter rectalis ATCC 33656 genomic region, the following are encoded:
- a CDS encoding NUDIX hydrolase, whose protein sequence is MKYTDSKEWKLYIELTNKRPDLFIQSEDLTIITDPDTVNEYIADSGRKLGVVYKSPWNTMLVDLVKNKNGDLFSYDRLIGTSTGVPVVTIPVYDGKFILIKQYRHAIRRIQYGFPRGFGEDGLSAEENAVKELSEEVGATFADDARIKVIGSLTADSGITSGKISVVYCEISSYEEKIGYEEIQKTILLSGRELDDWIKRGRIDDGFTLAAYSLFSLSADLR, encoded by the coding sequence ATGAAATACACAGATTCAAAAGAATGGAAATTATATATTGAATTAACAAACAAAAGGCCAGACTTGTTTATTCAATCGGAGGATCTTACCATCATTACTGATCCAGACACTGTAAATGAGTATATTGCTGATTCTGGACGGAAACTTGGGGTGGTTTATAAAAGTCCATGGAATACAATGCTTGTTGATTTGGTTAAAAATAAAAATGGAGATTTGTTTTCTTACGACAGATTGATCGGTACATCAACAGGAGTACCTGTTGTTACCATTCCTGTATATGATGGTAAGTTTATACTTATCAAACAGTATAGACATGCCATACGTAGAATACAGTATGGTTTTCCACGTGGGTTTGGAGAAGATGGGCTGTCAGCCGAAGAGAATGCTGTTAAGGAGCTTTCGGAAGAAGTTGGAGCAACTTTCGCTGATGATGCAAGGATTAAGGTAATAGGAAGCCTCACCGCCGATAGTGGAATTACATCAGGAAAGATTTCTGTAGTATATTGCGAAATTTCATCTTACGAGGAAAAGATAGGATATGAGGAGATTCAAAAGACGATTTTATTGTCTGGGAGAGAATTGGATGATTGGATAAAAAGAGGGCGAATCGATGATGGATTCACCCTTGCTGCTTATTCATTATTTTCATTGTCAGCGGATTTACGATAA
- a CDS encoding GHKL domain-containing protein, translating into MLTSILKNLIIIFTSLYLMDKLTKSFTPSLYTFIKYMLFSLILAIIIYFCKIHIPYIAYYAPALCLIIFTCAIKRTWSLSIFCISLSSYVINLLMFHVVSLVICTLLVVFSQISFIYINEITIAICIVYPLIIMCTLKIKPVYKSISTLIFNGMINYNTAVCLIALATMTIEQVSPSDEHIMRRFRAIVIPICLIIILSWCRSQISKSYREKLRLLEIKTLRASKDEDKAYIAKLEAENKRLGAIIHKDNRIVNAMADSVCTYLATSENSDIEALHSKGLSLSNEINAIRVYRQELLNQCMPDMTSIPLTNYSGIDAIISFMTKEASSNNIVLKFNFDSTFFNSKQSTSSELDLVHLFSDLLENAIIATKHAHGRFIELSLQTLKGVPTISVSDSGIPFEIDTYMKFGIFEASTHTDEGGTGIGLMDIWSFKKKYHASLIIEEMNNTICSKRLSILFDGKNRYLIVSNRFQQIVSKQTRSDLLVINAESNKSVDHILSL; encoded by the coding sequence ATGCTTACATCAATTTTGAAAAACCTGATTATAATATTTACAAGTCTTTATTTAATGGACAAATTAACCAAATCATTTACTCCCTCTTTATATACATTTATAAAATATATGCTTTTTTCTCTAATCCTTGCTATTATAATATACTTTTGCAAAATACATATTCCATATATTGCATACTATGCGCCGGCCCTTTGCCTTATTATTTTCACATGTGCAATTAAGAGGACATGGTCGTTATCCATATTTTGTATTTCATTATCATCTTATGTAATTAATCTACTAATGTTTCATGTAGTTTCCCTTGTCATTTGTACATTGCTTGTTGTTTTCTCGCAAATTTCATTTATATATATAAACGAAATCACCATTGCAATTTGTATAGTGTACCCTTTAATAATTATGTGTACTCTGAAAATAAAACCGGTTTATAAAAGCATTTCTACCTTAATATTCAATGGAATGATAAACTACAATACCGCTGTATGCTTAATAGCACTAGCCACAATGACCATTGAACAGGTATCTCCATCAGATGAACATATAATGCGAAGATTCAGAGCTATAGTAATTCCAATCTGCTTAATCATAATTTTATCCTGGTGCAGATCACAAATATCCAAAAGCTATAGAGAGAAGCTACGCCTTCTCGAAATAAAAACATTGCGCGCATCAAAAGACGAAGACAAAGCTTATATAGCTAAACTTGAAGCTGAAAATAAAAGACTCGGAGCCATCATCCATAAAGACAATAGAATTGTAAATGCTATGGCTGATTCTGTATGCACTTACCTTGCCACATCTGAAAACTCTGATATTGAAGCGCTACACTCAAAAGGCTTATCCCTGTCCAATGAAATCAATGCCATCAGGGTCTATAGACAGGAGCTGTTAAACCAATGCATGCCAGATATGACATCTATTCCACTGACAAACTATTCCGGTATTGATGCAATTATTTCTTTTATGACAAAGGAAGCATCAAGCAATAATATAGTATTAAAATTCAATTTTGATAGTACCTTTTTTAACTCAAAGCAGTCCACATCAAGCGAATTAGATCTTGTTCACCTTTTTTCAGATTTATTGGAAAATGCAATAATAGCCACGAAACATGCTCATGGTAGATTTATCGAATTATCTCTTCAAACGTTAAAAGGAGTTCCGACTATCTCTGTTTCAGATAGTGGAATTCCTTTTGAAATCGATACATATATGAAATTTGGAATTTTTGAGGCATCCACTCATACTGATGAAGGAGGCACCGGCATCGGTCTAATGGATATCTGGTCCTTCAAGAAAAAGTATCATGCTTCTCTCATAATTGAAGAGATGAACAATACCATATGTAGTAAACGACTGTCTATTCTATTTGATGGAAAAAATCGATACCTAATTGTATCAAACCGATTCCAGCAAATAGTTTCAAAGCAAACACGATCAGATTTGTTGGTAATAAATGCAGAATCCAACAAATCTGTAGATCATATATTAAGTTTATAA
- a CDS encoding sporulation initiation factor Spo0A C-terminal domain-containing protein, with product MENQRELTVLLIEDDKFACEEIRNYIDQLDDMRLLGITDDSNKALDMVKYCVPDAIILDLELHEGGGNGLFFLSKLHDLALEKLPYILITTQNTSNVTLEAARQLGADFIITKYERDYSAQKPVELLRMMRNAIQKHSSPDTTVPTLTPAEQNRKLTIRIHRELDAVGISPKAIGYEYLTEAIIIATKEAVPNLPKLIADNHHGKTPASIERAMQNAINKAWSNGNPEDLARNYTAVINYERGVPTLTEFIYHYANKFRNEL from the coding sequence ATGGAAAACCAACGTGAATTAACTGTTTTGCTTATTGAAGATGATAAGTTTGCCTGCGAAGAAATAAGGAATTACATAGATCAACTTGATGATATGCGGCTTTTAGGCATAACAGATGACTCAAATAAAGCACTTGACATGGTTAAATATTGTGTTCCTGATGCGATTATTTTGGATTTAGAACTTCACGAAGGCGGAGGAAATGGACTATTCTTCTTATCGAAGTTACATGATTTGGCTTTAGAAAAACTGCCTTATATTCTGATTACTACACAGAACACCAGTAATGTTACCCTTGAAGCGGCCCGACAACTCGGAGCCGACTTTATAATTACTAAATATGAAAGAGATTATTCCGCTCAAAAACCTGTAGAATTATTGCGCATGATGAGGAATGCCATCCAAAAACACTCCTCACCCGACACAACAGTTCCCACACTTACTCCCGCTGAACAGAATCGTAAGCTTACCATACGCATTCATCGAGAACTTGATGCTGTTGGTATCAGTCCCAAAGCAATCGGTTATGAATATTTAACCGAAGCAATTATCATTGCAACTAAGGAAGCTGTGCCCAACCTGCCAAAACTGATAGCAGATAATCATCATGGGAAAACACCTGCAAGCATTGAAAGAGCCATGCAAAATGCCATAAACAAAGCCTGGTCTAATGGTAATCCTGAAGATTTAGCCCGCAACTATACGGCAGTAATTAATTATGAGCGTGGTGTTCCTACATTGACCGAATTTATTTATCATTATGCTAATAAATTCCGCAATGAACTTTAG
- a CDS encoding D-ala D-alanine ligase, which produces MKFLIICDYRENFVDYSRANTNKMYNDHPSQKNITEIMDAIKSLGYNCDYFGGIPELIHAIDTNQSFDDSIFLNFSDGMDEDYSRIQAPALLEILNVPYSGSGVFPSALMNNKHFCKKALLNLGIRMPKSCIVNHDFPLNCAQLRKWKYPLFVKPNCEGSSLGISNDCVCHTIDEVIKKCNKLLMDFQEIIIEEYVEGIDVTNYLIGNNASYYINSIVTAKLFDESSYAIYGINEKQNKLRTLFIDDEYIPTNLVEAIKRQSILIAQTLGVHDICRIDYRVNVSKQEFDFIEINSAPRFSSTSEIGFIAQKNNILFSKMVQYYLTTVLDRLT; this is translated from the coding sequence ATGAAATTTTTGATTATATGTGATTATCGCGAAAATTTTGTTGATTATTCCCGAGCTAATACAAATAAAATGTATAATGATCATCCGAGCCAAAAAAATATAACGGAAATAATGGATGCAATCAAATCCTTGGGATACAATTGTGATTATTTCGGAGGTATTCCTGAATTGATTCACGCAATTGATACAAATCAAAGCTTTGATGATAGTATTTTTTTAAATTTTTCAGATGGAATGGATGAGGATTATAGCCGTATACAGGCTCCTGCATTATTAGAGATATTAAATGTTCCATATAGTGGTTCAGGTGTGTTCCCATCTGCATTAATGAATAATAAGCACTTTTGTAAAAAAGCATTACTAAACTTAGGAATCAGAATGCCTAAATCTTGTATTGTAAATCATGATTTTCCACTTAATTGTGCTCAATTAAGAAAATGGAAATATCCTTTATTTGTAAAACCAAATTGTGAAGGCTCATCTTTGGGTATTTCGAATGACTGTGTTTGCCATACAATTGATGAAGTAATCAAAAAATGTAACAAATTGCTCATGGACTTTCAAGAAATTATCATAGAAGAATATGTTGAAGGTATTGATGTAACAAATTATTTGATTGGAAATAATGCTTCATATTATATAAATAGCATTGTTACCGCTAAATTATTTGATGAATCTTCTTATGCAATTTATGGTATTAACGAAAAACAAAATAAACTTAGAACTTTGTTTATAGATGATGAATATATTCCAACTAATTTAGTTGAGGCTATTAAAAGGCAATCAATTTTAATAGCCCAAACATTAGGTGTTCATGATATATGCCGTATTGATTATCGTGTGAATGTTTCAAAACAAGAATTTGATTTTATTGAAATAAACTCCGCACCACGTTTCAGTAGCACAAGTGAAATTGGATTTATTGCACAAAAAAACAATATTCTATTTTCTAAAATGGTTCAATATTATTTAACTACTGTTCTTGATCGATTAACATGA
- a CDS encoding tyrosine-type recombinase/integrase translates to MNNLQTHISSYLEYCLAQKRLDEKTIKAYRIDLIQFYNEISISDPCKIASYDLEKYIEKMHLKYKPKSVRRKIASIKAFFHYLEYKNIILQNPFNKIQIHFREPVILPKTIPLYIVEKFLFTIYKQRSAAKTNYQKRNALRDAAIVELLFSTGIRISELCNLKISDVNLIDGVILIYGKGSKERILQIGNSSVLNILKEYKNDFYNEIVQCNHFFSSQSGKPLSDQSVRRMINKYASLSSIDLHITPHMFRHTFATSLLEADVDIRYIQEMLGHSSINITQIYTHVAVSKQKDILINKHPRKDFHF, encoded by the coding sequence ATGAATAACTTACAAACACACATAAGCAGCTATTTAGAATACTGTCTGGCTCAAAAAAGGCTTGATGAAAAGACTATAAAAGCCTACAGAATTGATCTTATTCAATTTTATAATGAAATATCAATATCAGACCCTTGTAAGATTGCATCCTATGATTTAGAAAAATATATAGAAAAAATGCATCTAAAATACAAGCCGAAATCTGTCAGGCGGAAAATTGCATCAATTAAAGCTTTTTTTCATTATTTAGAATACAAAAACATAATACTGCAAAATCCATTTAATAAAATACAAATTCATTTTCGAGAACCGGTAATCCTCCCCAAAACAATCCCTCTCTATATAGTGGAAAAATTCTTATTTACTATATATAAACAACGTTCTGCCGCCAAAACTAATTATCAAAAAAGAAATGCCTTACGCGATGCTGCTATTGTTGAGCTGCTATTCTCCACAGGAATACGAATCTCAGAACTATGTAATCTTAAAATCAGTGATGTAAACCTAATTGATGGTGTCATCTTAATATACGGAAAAGGAAGCAAAGAAAGAATTCTGCAAATTGGAAATAGTTCCGTACTTAATATTTTGAAAGAATATAAAAACGACTTCTACAATGAAATCGTACAGTGTAATCACTTTTTTTCCAGTCAATCCGGAAAACCATTATCAGATCAGTCTGTTCGTCGAATGATAAATAAATATGCCTCTCTCTCATCTATTGATTTACATATAACACCTCATATGTTCAGACACACTTTCGCCACAAGCCTTCTAGAAGCTGATGTTGATATTCGGTATATTCAAGAAATGCTTGGGCATAGTTCAATTAATATCACTCAAATCTATACTCATGTAGCAGTCTCAAAGCAAAAAGATATTCTAATAAACAAACATCCTAGAAAAGATTTTCATTTTTAA
- a CDS encoding DUF1015 domain-containing protein, which translates to MSNCFNPANILLPKDGIDMEKWSVIACDQYTSQADYWKTVEEFVGDAPSTLNVVFPEIYLGNKKNDKNCACENGSCADDHTTMYASMSDSERIACINSTMEKYLSDGIIQQVVTDGYVLVERTTESGVRLGIVGLVDLDDYDFDPKNPTLIRATEGTVISRIPPRVKIREHAAIELPHVMLLVDDPVDKADDASDEGKLTDIYNIGNIEHGIIEYVYSLKDSFRKLYDTDLMQGGGHIRGYAIEGEAAKQVTAAFAKKQEQSGGFLFAVGDGNHSLATAKTCWENIRKSQKFTDEQLKTHPARYALVEICNLHSKALEFKPIHRLLTKVNVEDMLAFFNEQLKEQGLECAEGNEIIFEYVESSDSIDENASGYEARVCTYAINIINRGDRLPVEILQGILDKYIKSHEDTEIDYIHGDDALHRLVKETNGCGIFLQSIDKSTLFPAINAGGVLPRKTFSIGEANEKRYYMECHNIQVK; encoded by the coding sequence ATGTCAAATTGTTTTAACCCGGCAAATATTTTATTGCCAAAAGACGGCATAGATATGGAAAAATGGTCAGTTATAGCTTGCGATCAGTATACAAGTCAGGCTGATTACTGGAAGACCGTGGAAGAGTTTGTGGGTGATGCACCATCGACACTCAATGTGGTATTTCCGGAGATATATCTGGGGAATAAGAAGAATGACAAGAACTGTGCATGTGAAAATGGCAGTTGTGCGGATGATCATACAACAATGTATGCATCAATGTCAGACTCAGAGCGTATTGCTTGTATTAATTCTACTATGGAGAAATACTTATCAGATGGTATTATACAACAGGTGGTTACAGACGGATATGTACTCGTGGAGCGCACCACAGAGTCAGGAGTCCGTCTAGGAATAGTAGGACTTGTAGATTTGGATGATTATGATTTTGATCCCAAGAATCCTACACTTATAAGGGCAACAGAGGGAACGGTTATTTCACGTATTCCACCAAGAGTAAAGATAAGAGAGCATGCTGCAATCGAGCTTCCACATGTAATGCTTTTGGTGGATGATCCTGTTGACAAGGCAGATGATGCATCTGATGAGGGAAAATTAACTGACATTTACAATATCGGAAACATAGAACATGGAATAATCGAATATGTATATTCTTTAAAGGACAGTTTCCGTAAGCTTTATGATACAGACCTTATGCAGGGAGGCGGACATATCCGCGGCTATGCTATTGAGGGAGAGGCGGCTAAGCAGGTAACAGCTGCATTTGCCAAAAAGCAGGAGCAAAGTGGAGGTTTCCTTTTTGCGGTAGGTGATGGAAACCATTCTCTTGCCACAGCGAAGACATGCTGGGAAAATATCAGGAAATCTCAAAAATTCACAGATGAACAGTTGAAAACTCATCCGGCAAGATACGCTCTTGTGGAAATCTGTAACTTACATAGTAAAGCACTGGAGTTTAAGCCTATTCACAGACTTCTTACAAAGGTAAATGTGGAAGATATGCTGGCATTTTTTAATGAACAGCTTAAAGAACAAGGACTTGAGTGTGCAGAGGGGAATGAAATAATATTTGAATATGTTGAATCAAGCGATAGTATTGATGAGAATGCTTCAGGATATGAAGCACGGGTTTGTACATATGCAATCAATATCATAAACAGGGGTGATCGTCTCCCTGTTGAGATACTTCAGGGAATACTTGATAAGTATATTAAGTCGCATGAGGATACAGAGATTGATTATATCCATGGTGATGATGCGCTTCATAGATTGGTCAAAGAGACAAATGGATGTGGAATTTTCCTTCAGTCAATTGATAAGAGCACACTCTTCCCGGCAATAAATGCAGGTGGTGTGCTTCCAAGAAAGACATTTTCTATTGGTGAGGCTAATGAAAAGAGATATTATATGGAGTGTCATAATATACAGGTGAAATAA
- a CDS encoding reverse transcriptase domain-containing protein — translation MDKQFIEEAYRKLKGSVYLDKTVPFLRMRIVEFERGDIDKKIENIYAALNDEIKWKVFKKNILETINVLTFPKEIKTKSDNVIEDEPIVISNISGTDVTIEKYNNFIDMCVEGHIIGILWILTIGYGMDKALDKNCYGNRLNEKLIFNDQTTTASPNLFKPYFNQYESWRNQGLKKADDVVNNNSNNDEDNNKSVILTMLDLSRYYYNIEITEKIFEKMTNTFYDNKDDSLNRLNYCVYDIMKKYSELCGCDKEYMLPIGFLPSSIISNYYLKDIDEKMSKSKGGVYYGRYVDDMILVTQIENWDDLKERILNEGNQCVCNYMIKLLEESKILENDNDEYSLSGFSKLKFQKSKFRFFYIDKDGYSTIIEKIQDDICKNSSEFNYIPETAIEELDTDILKFEREDTVNKIRAINKSTIDKYTLSKTVGKNIMMSKFAEDDTAEKFAKSLEQVLNHKEILSNYTLWESILNYYVINNYVEGIIYLSRAISSAIKHMDEEKNKSGEYIYLKSLQIENVGNSLIYYYLACLTRATAISWGEEIKKALQESIKVIKSLEKYEKFNNLYNWMNIENLRKAYCNSRMINKSLLPVSIEDCMSAFQRNDMKNNGGFFSLDNYLNSVLKCRFSKQNQKYAPYIKSPFEILYSDLINQIRAGKGELRSDQESVQILCKKYAENFGKMDEEYIKEYIEADFYDGGKYIVKIKSDKKYKDSKVKIAVANVRMSDEDILNILNGKNRDISKRCQEIGRILNEAIRYKADILVFPEAYIPLEYLKILQSKAAKHNMVIIGGIEHITHNKLVYNLTATILPIKSNSMSYAVPFFHQKLYFSPQELKEVQKRGYKPAKGQKHTLFSWGDMYFVTYCCYELTSISLRHEFQGLADIVFGVEWNKDTYYFGNIMEALSRDIYCYCVQSNMSEYGDSRIIQPTKKDLMNILKVKGGINASVLIGEIDIEELRKHQNNNTPNNGVYKPLPAGWDLSKTNLKNK, via the coding sequence ATGGATAAACAATTTATTGAAGAGGCATATAGAAAGCTGAAAGGTAGTGTATATTTAGATAAAACAGTTCCTTTTTTAAGAATGAGGATTGTGGAGTTTGAAAGAGGAGATATAGATAAAAAGATAGAAAACATATATGCAGCTCTTAATGATGAAATAAAATGGAAAGTATTTAAGAAAAATATATTAGAAACAATAAATGTTTTGACATTTCCAAAGGAGATAAAAACTAAGAGTGACAATGTGATAGAGGATGAACCGATTGTAATTTCAAATATAAGCGGAACAGATGTGACAATAGAAAAATATAACAATTTTATAGATATGTGTGTAGAAGGACATATAATAGGAATTCTTTGGATATTAACAATTGGGTATGGAATGGATAAAGCGTTGGATAAAAACTGCTATGGAAATCGTCTGAATGAAAAGCTGATTTTTAATGATCAAACAACTACAGCATCTCCTAATTTGTTTAAACCATATTTTAACCAATATGAGAGTTGGCGAAATCAAGGATTGAAAAAGGCTGATGATGTTGTGAATAATAATAGTAATAATGATGAAGATAATAATAAAAGTGTTATATTAACTATGCTTGATTTATCTAGATATTATTACAATATTGAAATTACAGAAAAGATTTTTGAAAAAATGACAAATACTTTTTATGACAACAAAGATGATAGCTTAAATCGATTAAACTATTGCGTTTATGATATAATGAAAAAATATTCAGAATTATGTGGTTGTGATAAGGAATATATGTTGCCGATAGGTTTTCTTCCTTCTTCTATAATTTCAAATTATTATTTAAAAGATATTGATGAGAAGATGTCAAAATCTAAAGGGGGAGTATATTATGGGCGTTATGTAGATGATATGATACTTGTAACGCAAATAGAAAATTGGGATGATTTAAAAGAAAGAATTTTAAATGAAGGGAATCAATGTGTTTGTAACTATATGATTAAGTTATTGGAAGAATCGAAGATTCTGGAAAATGATAATGATGAGTATTCATTAAGTGGGTTTTCTAAGCTGAAATTTCAGAAGAGTAAATTTCGATTCTTTTATATTGATAAGGATGGGTATAGTACTATAATTGAAAAAATACAAGATGATATCTGCAAGAATTCAAGTGAGTTTAATTATATACCGGAAACTGCAATAGAAGAACTGGATACTGATATTTTAAAGTTTGAAAGAGAAGATACGGTGAATAAAATAAGAGCAATTAACAAAAGTACTATTGATAAGTATACATTATCTAAAACCGTAGGAAAGAACATAATGATGTCAAAATTTGCAGAGGATGATACAGCAGAAAAGTTCGCAAAAAGTCTTGAACAGGTGTTAAATCATAAGGAGATATTAAGTAACTATACATTATGGGAGAGCATTCTTAATTATTATGTTATTAATAATTATGTGGAGGGGATTATTTATCTATCTAGAGCTATAAGTTCAGCTATTAAGCATATGGATGAAGAAAAAAATAAAAGTGGTGAGTATATATATTTAAAAAGTCTGCAAATTGAGAATGTAGGAAACTCTTTAATTTATTACTATCTTGCTTGTTTGACAAGAGCTACAGCAATATCATGGGGAGAAGAGATCAAGAAAGCACTTCAGGAAAGTATTAAGGTAATTAAAAGCCTTGAAAAATACGAAAAGTTTAATAATTTATATAATTGGATGAATATTGAAAATTTACGGAAAGCATATTGTAATTCACGAATGATAAACAAAAGTTTACTGCCGGTCAGCATAGAGGATTGTATGTCAGCATTCCAACGAAATGATATGAAAAATAATGGAGGATTTTTTTCTTTAGACAATTATCTAAACTCTGTCTTAAAGTGCAGATTTAGTAAGCAAAATCAGAAATATGCACCATATATCAAAAGTCCTTTTGAAATATTGTATAGTGATTTGATAAATCAGATTAGAGCTGGTAAAGGAGAATTGCGTTCTGATCAAGAGAGTGTACAAATACTATGTAAAAAGTATGCTGAGAATTTTGGTAAGATGGATGAAGAATATATTAAAGAATATATTGAGGCTGATTTTTACGATGGAGGCAAATATATAGTAAAAATTAAAAGTGATAAAAAATATAAAGATTCAAAAGTGAAAATTGCGGTTGCTAATGTGAGAATGTCAGATGAAGATATTTTAAATATACTTAATGGTAAAAACAGGGATATATCTAAAAGATGTCAGGAAATAGGAAGAATTCTTAACGAAGCTATACGATATAAAGCAGATATATTGGTATTTCCTGAGGCATATATTCCGTTAGAATATTTAAAAATACTTCAATCTAAAGCTGCTAAGCATAATATGGTAATAATAGGTGGCATTGAACATATAACACATAACAAGTTGGTATACAATTTGACTGCTACTATCTTACCGATTAAAAGTAATAGCATGTCGTATGCGGTTCCGTTTTTTCATCAAAAATTATATTTTTCACCACAAGAATTAAAGGAGGTACAAAAACGTGGCTATAAACCGGCAAAGGGACAAAAGCATACACTGTTTAGTTGGGGAGATATGTATTTTGTGACATATTGTTGCTATGAACTGACGTCTATAAGCTTAAGGCATGAATTTCAAGGGCTGGCAGATATAGTTTTTGGGGTAGAATGGAATAAGGATACATATTACTTTGGCAATATTATGGAGGCACTAAGCAGGGATATATATTGTTATTGTGTGCAATCCAATATGTCAGAATATGGTGATAGCAGGATCATACAGCCAACAAAGAAAGATTTAATGAATATTTTAAAAGTAAAAGGTGGAATTAATGCCTCTGTATTAATTGGAGAAATAGACATAGAGGAGTTGCGCAAACATCAAAATAATAATACCCCTAATAATGGTGTGTATAAGCCATTACCTGCGGGATGGGATTTATCGAAAACAAATTTGAAGAATAAATAA
- a CDS encoding toll/interleukin-1 receptor domain-containing protein, which yields MESLGRVNVYRNIIENNDLKLNGEIIKLFKLNERILKNIETLFLIRDNIENRDSLFEMYIQDIINQGQNLAEAVDVPNYRKLLNDIIEIEESKKKTANKFNALIKKLSEFNDRRLENLEKQGVFIFSDYKPKGLEDYKDNAYNSYLEENYNNEENSMVFLSYAYEDKLYTIALFFYFQIKKIFLYIDWMNNGKEDKGNVLKQKLRKALDNSKQLVFLRTPNSELKIEGNYYVRPWCSWELGNFYERQGSGQKFFIDLYDHGKIDNLQLDGIKLLTGVANGELSGIIQ from the coding sequence ATGGAAAGCTTAGGCAGAGTAAATGTATATCGTAATATTATAGAAAATAATGATTTGAAATTGAATGGCGAAATCATAAAGCTATTTAAGCTAAATGAAAGAATCTTAAAAAATATAGAAACACTTTTTTTAATAAGGGATAATATTGAAAATAGAGATTCTCTTTTTGAAATGTATATTCAAGATATAATTAATCAGGGGCAAAATTTAGCCGAAGCTGTAGATGTACCCAATTATAGAAAGCTATTAAATGATATTATCGAAATAGAAGAAAGCAAGAAAAAAACAGCAAACAAATTTAATGCACTAATAAAAAAATTAAGTGAGTTTAACGATAGGAGATTAGAGAATCTGGAAAAGCAGGGAGTATTTATTTTTTCAGATTATAAACCAAAAGGACTAGAGGATTATAAAGATAATGCATATAATAGTTATCTTGAAGAAAATTACAATAATGAAGAGAATAGTATGGTTTTTCTATCATATGCGTATGAGGATAAACTATATACAATAGCGCTTTTCTTTTACTTTCAAATTAAGAAGATTTTCCTTTATATTGATTGGATGAATAATGGAAAAGAAGATAAGGGAAATGTATTGAAACAAAAATTACGTAAAGCATTGGACAATTCTAAACAGTTGGTGTTTCTAAGGACACCAAACAGCGAATTGAAAATAGAGGGAAATTATTATGTAAGACCTTGGTGTTCTTGGGAACTTGGAAATTTTTATGAGAGACAGGGATCAGGACAAAAATTTTTCATTGATTTATATGATCATGGGAAAATCGATAATTTACAGTTAGATGGAATAAAATTATTGACTGGTGTAGCAAATGGAGAATTGAGTGGAATAATACAGTAA